GGTTCGACGAGATCTACTCGGCGCACCGCGACGACCTCTACCGCCTGGCGGTGCTCATCTGCGGCGACCGCGCCCGCAGCGAGGACGCCGTCGCCGACGTGTTCGCCAGGGTGCTGCCCCGCTGGCGGCGGGGCACGGTGCTCGACCACCCCCGGTCGTACCTGCGACGGGCCCTGGTCAACGAGCTGACCGGCGGCTTCCGGCGCCGGGCACTGGAGCGCCGCGTCGCCGCCCGCCAGTGGGGCGACGACCGCGGCGGCTCGACCATGGAGGCTCAGGTCGACGAGCACGACGTCCTGCAGGCCGCGCTGCTGCGCCTGCCCATGGCCCAGCGTGCGGTGCTGGTGCTGCGCTTCTACGCCGACCTCGGCGAGGCCGAGACGGCCCGGCTGCTGAAGGTGTCGCCGGGCACCGTGAAGTCCCGGACGGCGCGGGCGCTGGCCCGCCTGCGCGTCCTGCTCGACGAGGAGACGATCGATGCCTGACCTGACCACCCGGCTCCGGGAGGACTTCGAGGAGACCGCCCGTCACCTCACCCCGCCCGACCACCTCGACGACCTGGTCCGACGACGGCGTCGCCAGCACCTCCGGCGGCGGCGGGGCGGCGTCTCCGGGGGCCTGGTGGTGGCCGGCGTGGCGGCGGCGCTGGTGGCGACGCGGCTGCTGCCGGGCGGCGACGACCCGTCGTCGGTGGTGGCCGGGTCCTCCGAGGACGTGGTCGACGGCGCTCCCCTGTTCCTGGTGCCGGACGCCGTGCCGTCCGGGTTCGAGCTGCTGGAGGCGTCGGGTGGCGACCTGCCGGGCATCACCGTCGGCATGGCCACGATCTCCGACTGGCAGAAC
This portion of the Acidimicrobiales bacterium genome encodes:
- a CDS encoding sigma-70 family RNA polymerase sigma factor, encoding MMRSDERFDEIYSAHRDDLYRLAVLICGDRARSEDAVADVFARVLPRWRRGTVLDHPRSYLRRALVNELTGGFRRRALERRVAARQWGDDRGGSTMEAQVDEHDVLQAALLRLPMAQRAVLVLRFYADLGEAETARLLKVSPGTVKSRTARALARLRVLLDEETIDA